In one Sporocytophaga myxococcoides genomic region, the following are encoded:
- a CDS encoding DEAD/DEAH box helicase, which yields MKVSTAEPFQIIYSLFEHEYLGYLFESYVVQLDANGRLTFKHQNISSKNAEEFSAGLNEVDFKLIHLTDSIQQDAILKKFYNKKVTPAEFFLKVYNKDKGDALLQEAIGDYIEHRKAEILELLHDKMVFEMGNDGEPTWKRIHLAPEKASVLFHFMRNEDNTHYFPTIKYQGEKVEFQYKNAIIICNSPAWLLVGDKVYSFKKDVDGNKLKPFLNKKFIVVPRKMEDTYYEKFVTPLIATFDVHAKGFQIFAEDYEPKPVITFTELATAGKSLNLFNAGSGDVEVQEAEDCKIVFNLAFQYGNFTFNSDVNGSNYVKMEKTKDSYVFHKVKRSMEWEKSILVELRDLGLELKNGKLMLERFEAFSWMNRYRDELVARNFVVRQNVKDNKKYFVGETSINLEVKENNDWFDIHVSVKFGDFEIPFLKLRNYILKKKKEFVLPNGEIAVIPEEWFTQYAELFAFMEDPNDENDLKLKKHHLALVQELHSGNLAKVTISQKLEKLKEFEEIEDHPIPSGFLGELRPYQKAGYNWMQFLYKYKFGGCLADDMGLGKTVQTLAFLQSLKESGATSATLLIMPTSLLYNWEMEARKFTPSLRILNYTGTGRDKNVEQFESYDLILSSYGTVRIDIEHLKNYYFNYIILDESQAIKNPDSNIAKAVRDLKSSHRLILTGTPIENSTMDLWSQISFANPGLLGSQSFFRNEFLNPIEKKRDDGKIKRLYSIIKPFILRRQKSQVAKDLPEKIENVKFSRMTASQEAEYEKVKSSYRNMILESIEEKGVGNSQFLLLQGLTKLRQLANHPLMVDENYDGDSGKMEDVLYMLENAISKNHKILIFSQFVKHLSILRNYLDEKKVTYAYLDGSTKDRKAQVDYFQDNEEVRVFLISLKAGGVGLNLTAADYVFILDPWWNPAIEAQAVDRAYRIGQKNKVFTYKFISQNTVEEKILNLQKNKLKLAEELITTEESFVKNLSREDIQSIFD from the coding sequence ATGAAAGTCTCAACTGCCGAACCGTTCCAAATAATTTATTCATTGTTTGAGCATGAATACCTTGGGTATCTTTTTGAATCTTATGTGGTTCAGTTAGATGCTAATGGTAGACTTACGTTCAAGCATCAGAATATTTCTTCAAAGAATGCAGAGGAGTTTTCAGCGGGTTTAAATGAAGTAGACTTTAAATTAATACATCTTACTGATAGCATTCAACAGGATGCAATTCTTAAGAAGTTTTACAATAAAAAAGTTACTCCGGCAGAATTTTTTCTTAAAGTATATAATAAAGATAAGGGAGATGCCCTGCTTCAGGAGGCCATAGGAGATTATATTGAACACAGAAAGGCTGAAATCCTTGAGTTGCTTCATGATAAAATGGTCTTCGAAATGGGTAATGATGGTGAACCAACGTGGAAGCGTATTCATCTTGCTCCTGAGAAAGCTTCGGTATTGTTTCATTTCATGAGGAATGAAGACAATACACATTATTTTCCTACAATTAAGTATCAAGGGGAAAAGGTAGAGTTCCAGTATAAAAATGCGATCATCATTTGTAATTCACCGGCATGGCTGCTGGTAGGTGATAAAGTTTACAGCTTTAAAAAGGATGTAGACGGGAATAAATTAAAACCTTTCCTTAACAAGAAATTCATAGTGGTACCAAGAAAGATGGAAGATACCTACTATGAAAAGTTTGTAACGCCCCTTATTGCAACTTTTGATGTTCATGCGAAGGGCTTTCAGATTTTTGCGGAAGATTACGAGCCTAAACCAGTTATTACATTTACTGAGCTGGCAACAGCAGGCAAGAGCCTGAACCTGTTCAATGCTGGTTCCGGTGATGTTGAAGTGCAGGAAGCAGAGGATTGTAAAATTGTATTTAACCTTGCATTTCAGTATGGCAACTTTACATTTAACTCTGATGTCAACGGAAGTAATTATGTGAAGATGGAAAAGACCAAAGACTCTTATGTTTTTCATAAGGTAAAAAGGTCTATGGAGTGGGAAAAGTCAATTCTGGTTGAGCTGAGAGATCTTGGTCTTGAGCTGAAAAATGGCAAATTGATGCTTGAAAGATTTGAGGCGTTTTCCTGGATGAATCGCTACAGAGATGAGCTGGTTGCAAGAAATTTTGTTGTCAGACAAAACGTTAAAGATAACAAGAAGTATTTTGTTGGTGAGACCTCTATCAACTTAGAAGTTAAAGAGAACAATGATTGGTTCGATATACATGTTTCTGTAAAATTCGGTGATTTCGAAATTCCTTTCTTAAAACTTCGCAATTACATTTTAAAGAAAAAAAAGGAGTTTGTACTACCTAATGGCGAAATAGCTGTTATTCCTGAAGAATGGTTTACACAATATGCTGAGCTATTTGCTTTCATGGAAGATCCAAATGACGAAAATGACCTGAAGTTAAAGAAGCATCACCTTGCACTTGTTCAAGAGCTGCATAGTGGAAATCTTGCTAAGGTTACGATTAGTCAGAAGCTTGAAAAACTTAAGGAGTTTGAAGAGATTGAGGACCATCCAATTCCTTCGGGTTTCCTTGGTGAGCTAAGGCCTTATCAGAAAGCGGGCTACAATTGGATGCAGTTTCTTTACAAGTATAAGTTCGGAGGCTGTCTTGCAGATGATATGGGTCTTGGAAAGACAGTTCAGACATTAGCATTTCTTCAGTCATTAAAAGAAAGCGGAGCAACAAGTGCGACTTTGCTTATAATGCCGACATCTTTGTTATATAACTGGGAGATGGAGGCCCGTAAGTTCACTCCTTCCTTAAGAATATTGAATTATACAGGAACAGGAAGAGATAAAAATGTTGAGCAGTTTGAATCCTATGATCTTATTCTTTCTTCCTACGGAACAGTAAGAATTGATATAGAGCATCTGAAAAATTACTATTTTAACTATATCATACTCGACGAATCACAGGCGATAAAAAATCCTGACAGCAATATTGCCAAAGCGGTTCGTGATCTTAAATCTTCACACCGACTTATTCTTACCGGTACTCCTATTGAAAATAGTACAATGGACTTATGGTCACAGATTAGCTTTGCCAATCCAGGTTTATTAGGTAGTCAGTCTTTCTTCAGAAATGAATTCCTTAATCCGATCGAGAAGAAAAGAGATGATGGGAAGATCAAAAGATTATATTCTATCATAAAGCCTTTTATCCTAAGAAGACAAAAGTCTCAGGTAGCAAAAGACCTTCCGGAAAAAATTGAGAACGTTAAATTCTCCCGTATGACAGCCTCTCAGGAAGCCGAATATGAAAAGGTAAAGTCAAGCTATAGAAACATGATCCTTGAGTCTATAGAAGAGAAGGGCGTAGGCAATTCTCAGTTCCTGCTACTTCAGGGTCTTACAAAGTTAAGACAACTTGCCAATCATCCTTTGATGGTGGATGAGAACTATGATGGAGATTCCGGCAAGATGGAAGACGTGCTTTATATGCTTGAAAACGCCATTAGCAAGAATCACAAAATACTTATCTTTAGTCAGTTTGTAAAGCATCTTAGTATCCTCAGGAACTACCTTGATGAAAAGAAGGTAACTTACGCTTATCTTGATGGTTCTACCAAAGACAGAAAAGCTCAGGTTGATTATTTCCAGGACAATGAAGAGGTGCGAGTATTTCTGATAAGTCTGAAAGCCGGTGGTGTTGGTCTTAACCTGACAGCTGCAGACTATGTGTTTATCCTTGATCCTTGGTGGAATCCCGCAATTGAAGCCCAGGCAGTAGACAGAGCTTATAGAATAGGTCAAAAGAATAAAGTATTTACCTACAAGTTTATTTCTCAGAACACGGTAGAAGAAAAAATTCTAAACCTTCAGAAGAATAAGTTGAAGCTGGCTGAAGAGCTTATTACCACAGAAGAAAGTTTTGTGAAGAACCTGTCGAGAGAAGACATACAGTCGATATTTGACTAA
- a CDS encoding class I SAM-dependent methyltransferase, with product MLLIIKKIYKSILSEKTRIKLHYIRFSIRGYFYSGSKVTCVCCNKSFTKFLPYGKVKRENAACPSCNTLERNRVLYLYLRDKTNFFHDQLAVLHFAPENRLEKIFRKMKNLHYISGDINPQVAMKQVDIQSIDFPDNHFDVIICSHVLGHVPDEVKALSELRRVIKPDGSVIIMTKIYNDISATLEGSELSNAEDQEIFRKHGKDFHESLQRGGFDVSIIDVAEEVGNAAAVKYGLGEKELIFLCKRKVKS from the coding sequence ATGTTGCTCATAATAAAGAAGATCTATAAATCTATCCTCTCCGAAAAAACCCGGATAAAACTTCATTACATAAGATTCTCCATAAGAGGTTATTTTTATTCCGGATCTAAAGTAACATGTGTCTGCTGCAATAAAAGCTTTACAAAATTTCTTCCTTATGGAAAGGTAAAAAGAGAAAATGCCGCTTGTCCTTCCTGCAATACCCTGGAGAGGAACAGGGTACTATATCTTTATCTGAGAGATAAAACAAATTTCTTTCATGATCAGTTAGCCGTACTTCATTTTGCTCCGGAAAACAGACTGGAAAAAATATTCCGCAAAATGAAAAACCTTCACTATATCTCTGGAGATATCAATCCTCAGGTTGCTATGAAGCAAGTTGACATACAATCCATTGATTTTCCTGACAACCATTTTGATGTTATTATCTGTAGTCATGTTCTAGGGCATGTTCCTGATGAGGTAAAGGCATTATCAGAGTTAAGAAGAGTAATAAAACCAGATGGCTCTGTGATTATTATGACTAAAATCTATAATGATATTTCAGCCACTCTTGAAGGTTCCGAATTGTCCAATGCAGAGGACCAGGAAATCTTTAGAAAACATGGGAAAGACTTCCATGAAAGCCTTCAAAGAGGAGGTTTTGATGTTTCAATAATTGATGTGGCCGAAGAAGTGGGGAATGCAGCTGCTGTTAAATATGGGCTTGGAGAAAAGGAGTTGATATTTCTTTGTAAGCGGAAAGTAAAAAGTTGA
- a CDS encoding DUF1802 family protein: MTPAFKEWSYIVEALGTGKQNIIIRKGGIHEEGSDFEIKSKKFLLFPTLFHQAKDLVKSDWFEAFDPEKFHKEQDKVRIEYFAEIADSRIITEWDKLAKLFPFHAWNESIIKERFERWEKRAHLLIVQIYKLNEPQTIALLPEYGGCKSWVDLEGDFNLEGKPVINKMIR, from the coding sequence ATGACTCCTGCATTTAAAGAATGGTCCTACATAGTGGAAGCACTTGGAACAGGCAAACAGAACATCATCATACGTAAAGGAGGAATCCATGAAGAAGGTTCTGATTTTGAAATTAAATCAAAAAAATTCTTACTGTTCCCTACCCTGTTCCATCAGGCAAAGGACCTGGTTAAAAGTGACTGGTTTGAAGCTTTTGATCCTGAAAAATTTCATAAAGAACAGGATAAGGTAAGGATTGAGTATTTTGCTGAAATTGCAGACAGCAGAATTATAACTGAATGGGATAAGCTTGCAAAGTTATTTCCCTTCCATGCCTGGAACGAATCTATTATCAAAGAACGCTTTGAGAGATGGGAGAAAAGAGCACATCTGCTGATTGTCCAGATATACAAACTGAACGAACCTCAAACTATTGCATTGCTACCTGAGTATGGCGGCTGCAAGTCCTGGGTTGATCTGGAGGGAGACTTTAATCTGGAAGGAAAACCGGTAATAAATAAAATGATCCGTTAG